TTTTTCGGCTTCCTTTTTTAACACACATCAGAAATAAAAGATCATATAAACTTCTAAAAGGTTGCtgttctttctttgtttttctttttatttcacttattttatttattttttttactgatccttttttacaaataaaaaacgattaataaaagaaaaacaagaaaggaAGAGAAGGGGAATAGCTAGAATCACCCGCAAGTCCCATTGCCGGAGCCCTTTTGCGGCCACCGGAGTCGTGCTGGGAGGGTGCGGGGTCTCCTTTTCCTCTGGTCTTTGGGCCAAGAAAGGCACCGTCACCAAAAGGCCTTTTAAATCGGTTTAAAATAGACCTTCGGGTCGCAGGCCACCGCCCGCGGCGGATCTATGGCGGCGCGAGTGACGGCCATGTTGGCCGAATTTGGGGGGACCGAGAGAGAAACCTTACTCTCTCTGTTTTTTCTAGAAAATTGAAGGAaatgatttcttttttatttttttgtatttatatatgctataatacggcgtcgttttggccttAGCATCAGTGGCCaaaaacggcgccattttgatGTTTGACCCGCGACCCGACCCAGTAACGCTAAAGATCCGCGCGTTTTCGTTTAAGGGTCTATTTGTGCAATAGGTCCCTCCACCTTTGTTGCGTGTTTCAAtgtgctttttttatttttttgattttggcCACCAGATTTTTATTCTGTTTTAATTTGGTTCTGGGATGCGCAGGCCCCAGTATTGCGAACGGCCCCGTTCAGGTGGCATGGGATTATTTCCCTTTCGACCCTACGTCTATGTGCGCATTTCGCTCAGGTCCTGAATGTTCTTTTGCTTTTCAAATTTtaccctttaattttattttaacttcaaTTCGGTCCTTTAtcctatattttattattttgaatgctTACCTTGAAATATCATTTAGTTtccaatttaatacatatatccCACATGTTTTATGATCCATATATATTCATacgtcttttatattttataattttaaaatttgtacatGCATacgtatattttataatttctatatgcgtatatatatatctacatatgtattttttaaaattttttttacaaatatacacatacttatacatactctttatattttaaaatctatatttttctTATGTATTTTCCATAGTTTATAAttcatgtatacatatttttagaaattttacaaTGCATACatgcacataatatatatatatatatgcgttttatttttataaatacatatacattacctacctttatattttatatcttccatgactttatatatatatatacatgaatgtaCACATACATACTTACATATTTTTTACGTAcatagatttttcatattttcataattttatgcacacacatatatatctttttactttttcataattttatttattatttatttatttcatttttattattgatttgaggaaatgttttaattttatttgcttgtatacatTGTTATTTCGGACGTTATTGATTTGtactttttatttatcttatattcGTTGCTAttactcgtattatttttacatcatcgtattcaatattgttttgttacgaacattaacatcgtgttttatttttactatttggtgttagattatttttattcaacacataaattatgattttttgaataagcaaaatctcgtgtttagattggagaaggtcgtaccctaacttactgggtttcgattttcgcAATGACTTTAAAtacgtgaatcttttcaaactcaagttttaaatgatcttgGGATTtaaaaaagatcgtgtcctaacttactgggcatgaatcctttttaaaaaaaatctgagatagctaaatatcttttaaacaAGCAAATTTTTAGCAtccattcgcgtatcgggaattcgagatattgtgtcctaacttactggatatgattctctttctcgattaacgtgaaatatgcccattttcccaaaaattttcaacattttaatacaaggatcgtattttttaaaattctttaaagttttcaaatttcGACCTCAAGACATtagctaatcaactaggtaccaatttttgggcgttacgagggtgctaatccttcctcgtacgtaaccgactcccgaacccgttttttgaattttgtggaccaaaattattgttttaataaaatctaaatcgtttattaaaaacaatcattttatgaggtgacccgatcacacctcatcaaaaaaaggattggtggcgactcccatttttgttttatttttgaaatttaagtcgaccccgttttaccaaaaaatggtgtcaacagcttggcgactccgctggggaagaGATATgtgagtcaagccacgtgttgattattttttgtctttttgtcgaaaatcgagaatttaatttaaatttacgatccgttcattgcatttcattcgtCTTTATTACGATCTTCATCATTGTGGTTTTATAGTTGTGTTGGTTTAAGTCTTGATATAtttttgcacattgcattgcatgaccgttggtcacaccttttaagtgggagtgagaagctatttccttcgtgaggtattcacctccgtgcaggatagctgatcactttcgggatacatccgtacctatgtctttgtaagattttcatctccgtgcagccatagggaaatgtattcccctgaaccgaactcggtccgtatgagcctataatgggtgaggatcgaggaaccTACTGGTTTGGGTACCTTCGCTTTAGAGCCGAACCACATGTAGTGAACCTAAGAGCCTACCTTAGGAAGAACCActtcaaacccctagtggtcacccgagtaggtgttctatttattcttgcttgcttttgctttgtactaacctgttttcttttgttttgattatgattgcattgcattatcatcattaaaaagaggtgttgattcacgttcagttgctaaatagagagcttgtgataaagtggatgacgatacgattgtccgaatatggtccaagaaaacgtgataagaaaaggatgatagtttaatggaggactacaaGACTATTGCTCCgttgcccaaggattcaagatgacaaagattattcgagagtcgCTGAACCTTCTTAAAAAGAAGCCAATGAGCATtacgaggatgagtgagcaacgagtcgcggcccagatcaagcaaaaaggagatagaagagacatctttttgaagagttcgtgaaaTTTATCTTAACGCTCAAATGAAGAAAAGGATCAATTGTCTCCGcatatgagggcaaagccgtatatatatccgTTACagagatttattttctagtaaagctGTTCTAATAGagttgaatcagaatcaacatctctttttgcattcattccatgcatctgttttacatttcattgcatcatttgcattaaatttcacaaaagaGCCCTACTTAAACGagattatttcagttaatctggaaaccaacaagaATCTACCAACCAAATATCACTATGGTACCCGTCGcaaaacaaaagcaatggattAGAGGTTAGAAAGATTGGAACAATTGCAAAAaaagatgcaagatcagatgcaggAACGACTAGATAAAATCCAGCAAGACATGCAAGAATCCTAGAACACTATGATGAACAAATTGGAGCAGTTATTGGCTGGAAGGAATGATAAAGGAAAAAGCCCTTTAGTTGATTCTGGAGTTGATCATGAGGACCctatttatcctccaggttttaccCCAATAGGCATCCAGGCACAACCGGATATATGCCCGCAAAGAGTAACTGTCATTATCAGACCTCAATATACGGTTGGTGCCTCAGTGCCAATGCATTTTCAAACGGGCTTGGGTTCTAATCCCGGAGACAACCCTACCAATCCTGTGGTCCCTAATCTCGATGACGTGGAAGAAATAGAAAAAGCAAGAATGGACTTGCCAAAACAACTTGACGACCGATGTAGATGgctagaggaaaaatttagagccATGGAAAACACCGACTACCATTGTGgagttgacgccaaggatctgagtttggtccctgatttagtgCTCCCGCCTAAGTTTAAGATGCTGGAGTTCAaaaaatacaacgggactagttgtcctgaagctcatatcactatgttctgTTGAAGGATAATAGGATACGTCAATAATGATCAACTATTAATCCACTGTTTCCAGGATAGTTTGATCGTGTCTGCAGCCAagtggtacaaccaattgagtcgtgctaaagttagttcatgaAGAGACTTGgcacaagcttttatgaagcaatacagtcatgtaacagATATGACACCTGATAGAATTACGTTACAGAATGTGGAAAAGAAGCaaaatgagagctttaggcaatatgcccaaagatggagagaggtagcgacacaagtccagccacctcttCTGGAGAAAGAAACCACAGTGCTTTTCATTAACACTCTGAAAGCCCcattcattaaccacatgttgGGAAGCACTACTATCAGCTTCTCAGATATGGTAATGTCTGGCGAGATGATTGAAAACGCcataagaagtgggaagatagatgcaAGGGAAGGTGCCAAAAGATCAACCCcaaagcacaaagaaaatgaagtGAGCAACCTGAGCTTGTATAATAAAGGGTATTCAAAATTAGTCACTGTAGGCCAGCCAAGGACGGTAGCAGCTAGCTATCAAGGCCCCTCAAAGTAAGAATCCAACTCGAGGCCAAACACAGAAAGACTCGAGTTCACACCTATCCCGGTGATGTATAAGGAGTTATATCAAAATCTGTTTGATGCGCATGTAGTAGCTCCGTTCTACTcaaaacccatgcaacctccataccccaaatggtacgacgtAAATGCTCAATACGAGTATCACGTATGAACTACGGGGCACTCGATTAAAAACTacactacatttaaaaagttaGTCGAATGGTTCATTAATATGGGCATCGTGAAGTTTGACGATCCATCTGGACCTAATGTGGCAGGAAGTCCGTTACCCAGTCATCCAGACCCAGGAGTAAATGCGATAGCTGAGAATGgaggaaaaaaaaccaaaacaaatgTTGCAGAAGTAAAACCCCCACTAAAATGGGTTTTGAAACAAATGATGGACATGGGATTAATCATTCAGAATTTGGAGAAGAGACCAAAATGGATGAGGAGCTACTGTGAGTTTCACGCTAAAGAAGGCCATGAAATCCAGGAGTGCACTGAATTCAAAGCTTTGGTGCAAAGTATAATGGATAATAAAGAGTTGGAATTCTTTGAAAAAGTCAAAGGCCTAGAAGAAATGTTGGGAAATTTAAATGTTAACGATGTATCCGAAGAGGGAACTGAGGAAGATAATTTATGAGGCATCGGCCCTTAACGCAtttgggagtgttttgaacaatgagattgtggaagagatccctatatttttttagATCTATTTCaaagtaatgtccaaaacacgcttattgctctaagcctaggagcaataagaatccttttgtgagatAGACTTATGTTCaatatctttattttaataaaatgcatctttgtttctcacttcgagcaaatattcctttattatttccatttcattcataatcatactgtacagataaatattcttagattctttttatTCTTTGGATTTGCTTTCGTCCCTAcaataggtctccagatatcaaagatatgagtgacactgctactgactcagaatctcctttgagcaagatatgtgtccagatgagcctcaggactttgaagataactgagactgtaacttatcccctgatttgttaatgatggtagaacaagatcctaccttacaaataATCAATGGAAGTCTtgacctttctctatgtggggtacGGATGTCATTGAACCAATCTCGTCTAAGGTTTTGGCGATCATCAATTCATCTTTATGGTCGTTAATTACctcactaagtgggtagaagctgcttcatatgccaatgtcacaaaaaTGACGGTCAGTAAATTCgtaaaaaaagaaatcatatgttGGTATGGGATGCcgaaaaggatcatatctgatgATGCACCAAATTTGAATGATAGCACGatatcagaagtttgcagtctgttcaagattaacaccatgtcGCCCAAAATGAATGATTCAGTGGAGGCAAAAAAAAGGAAaccaaacaaaaaacaaaacaaaaaaaacaaaaaacaaaaataaaaaaacaaaaaaataaaaaacctctACCGGGGTAACTTATTTCTCATTGGTATATAGAATAGAGGCAAttttacccatcgaagttgatATTCCTTCCCTTCAAGTCTTGTTAGAgctgaagttggatgaagcagaatagaTCTAGGCCTGATATCATCAGTTAGATTTGATTGATAAGAAAAGGTTAAAagttatccgtcatggtcaattgtaccaaaagcgaatgatgcgagttCACTAAAAGGTTCGcccagagaattccatgaggagGACTTGATATCGAAGAAGATCCTTCTCAAACAAAAGGACTTAAGAAGAAAGTGAATGCCAaaatggaaaggaccttatgtggaaggccttatctgaaAAAGCGTTGATATTGACCAAGATAGATGGTAAGAACCTGCCCAATCTTGAGAATTCTGATTCCAGcaataaatacttcacttgaaaaaagaaacgaaaagaaaaaagaaaagaagaagaatgaaaaaagaaaaaggaaaggccaaggtgaaaacccgcaaagggcgccttgagaccaaagaggttttgaattgaaaacccaggaatgggcagttcaaattttgatcaaaggtggggcatgcaGTAGTCTTGTCGTCTCTGAATTaataagaaggagagatgctacatcttgggggcATCAATGAAGTCTTCTAagacttctaaacacatatcaagttcaaaagggtcctcaagaagtttggggcagagaagctcatgccacgatatctggggcacctctTTTCATTTATTCTTTTTGTATTTGTGACAAAATAcgccatcttgattaatttattctcattttgtattctagcaaaatttgctatcttgattaatttattcattcagagctttgctctcaataatttttcatcttatccattgtgataatccTTTCATCTTATTCATCTCATATCTTAGCAAATTTTGCTATATTGATTGATTCATTCATTTCAAGCTTTGCTCTCGACAAAATTTTATCtggtccattttgataatctttttcaagcatttttctttGAAATAACGATTATTGGACTGATAATGTTCAagcaaaagaagttttgcatattactctgaaagcttctaaatagtacgaggACCTAAAGCAgggctattgtttagaactaaccaactTAAGGGTTAGAAGCATTGGAGAAAGAATAATCTAAATTGCGACTATTTCTTTGGTTTTTCTATCAAAGATACCACTGAATAAGAAAGCATCGGTGAtaaaaccttgatgaacaataaAGAATGACAatctaagcattaaaaatggatcattctcatgacattctacaaatatcatacatacacatctagttaggagcattttattcattctaatcatgacatcctaaatgctaggcataaataggtatataaaatggattttacaggtcatgttccccaaggaacagatcaatgaagttacccatacccctgaagttgcagtgggatggattgaagtcatcatatccaaccttatctccctgagcaacagTGGAGAAGGTTGAAGAAAGCaagtcttgtcttcctgtattggcagcgaagtagactgaagatagcagatcttgtcttattgtattggcagcgaagtagactgaagatagcagatcttatcttcctgtattAGCAGCAAAAtggatcaaagatagcagatcttgtctttctGTATTGGCAGTAAAGTGgatcaaagatagtagatcttgtcttcctgtattggcagcgaagtagatcgaagatagcagatattgtctccttgagcagcagtggagtagatcgaagatagcaagtcttgtcttcctatattggcagcgaagtagactgaagatagcagatcttgtcttcctgtattggcagcgaagtagactgaagatagtagatcttgtcttcctgtattggtagcgaagtagatcgaaaaaagtagatcttgtctccctgagtagcagtggagtagatcgaggATAGCaagtcttgtcttcctgtattggcagcaaagtagattgaggatagcagatcttgtcttcctgtattggcagcaaagtagactgaagatagtagatcttgtcttcctgtattggcagcgaagtagatcaaagatagcagatcttgtctccctaagcagcagtgaagtagatcgaagatagcaagtcttgtcttcctatattgacaacgaagtagactgaagatagcaagtcTTGTCTTCCTGTAGTGGCAGTAAAGTAGACTGAAGATAGGaagtcttgtcttcctgtattggcagcgaagtagactaaggatagcagatcttatcttcctgtatttggcagcaaagtagatcgaagatagcaagtcttatcttcctgtattGACAGTGAAATAGACTGAGGATagtagatcttatcttcctgtattggcagcgaagtagatcggagatagcaagtcttatctccctaagcagtagcagaGCAGACAGatgaaaccaatcctatctctctgaagttgcagtggagcagattaaaatgaTGAATCATATGCCTCTGAAATTACAGTAGGTCGAATTAGATCATATCAcatcaaaccttatctccctgaagttgcagtggagcagactaaaaccacgAATCTCATCCCCACGGATTTACAACAGAGTAGATTGAAGTCATATCTCTCTGAGGATGCCGTGAAGAGGATCAAAGTTATAAGGCGCAGTGGGCTAGAAAGAGACTACTTGAAGAAGAGGAGTATCAAGAGATCAAGATTCGTGCGACCATTGAACGTAAAATCAAAATGCTTAAAGTGTATGGAGATTccgcgttggtgatataccaactcaaaggagaGTGGGAAACCAaagaccctaaattgatcaattataaaGAACTGGTTCTTGAATTGATTTacgagtttgatgacatcaccttcagtTATCTCCCATGAAAGGAAAACCAAATGACTGATGCAttggctactctagcttcgatgattcaggtgaacaGGCTTGAAGTAATGAAGcctattcagatgagtatctatAAAACCCCAGCTCATTGCTACAATATTAAGGGGAAGGGAAAAGACAATCACCCTTGGTATCGGAGTATCCTAcagtatgtgaagaatcgggagtACCCTAGCCAGGCAACAGAGAACGACAAGAGAActct
The genomic region above belongs to Gossypium hirsutum isolate 1008001.06 chromosome D05, Gossypium_hirsutum_v2.1, whole genome shotgun sequence and contains:
- the LOC107902284 gene encoding uncharacterized protein — its product is MTDALATLASMIQVNRLEVMKPIQMSIYKTPAHCYNIKGKGKDNHPWYRSILQYVKNREYPSQATENDKRTLKRIAIEYILDGEVLYKRRKDQVLLRCVDAVEAKKILEEVHEGICETHVNGFTMAR